The DNA sequence GTACCTTTAAACCTTCATAATCATGCAAGCCAATTCCCACAATAAATAttctcttatatatttatatgtatcctATTGATTCTATTTTCTTGGAAAACTCTGACTCAATTACACTTTTAAAAGACAGATCAGGTGAAGATATCTGCCACACACTTAATCAAGAAAAGTTCAATTTCAGCATacgaaatattattttaaactagaaaccaaaaagaaaaagacatgaataaaCACCCTATAAAAGCAAGAATGGCTCTCAGTGTATTGATAATATTGTCTCTGGATtgtgaatgttttcatttttgcttaaTCTTTATAATATAGGCAGATAGTTAATAGATAGGAAATTTAGACATATTAGAAGCATTGTAAGACAATATAGAAATATACATAGATAACATTTTAAcctgacaaaaagaaaaacaaaataaactccccaaaagaggaaagaggaatcaaaaagaaaaacttaaaattcataaaatgagaAACTGATAGTttgcagaaatgaggaaaaaaatttcgAAAGCAAAATATTAATGAAACTCTCTGTCCAGCGTTaccaaggaaaggaaaacaaacaaaaataggaagAATGAATAATACAATCTCATAAcatatacaaacaaaataaataacaggaGTTAATATCTCTGAAAGAATTGCTATGTACCACACACTGTTTTAGAcagtatgttatttaattttcacaattccatacataaagtaaattttattgttattcccATTTCCCCAATGAAAATATCATAGCCAGAGAGGTAGAACTTCTCCAAGAAAGTCAGTAAGGACACAGCGGTGTGGGAATTCAGTGAGTCTAGTACTTGGGTGTATCTGTCAGTCCTTCCTCATCACTGCCTGTTTTCAGTCATCTCATGGAGTATTAGAGCCCAGAAGACCCTTACAAGCCACtgaatgtattttcctttttatggaagaaagtttttaaattgttctaaaaAATGTAGTAAATGATCTGCAGGAAATTGGGGAAGCCAATATAGATGGTATTGACCTAGAAAGCAGGAACAAAATGTCTAAGAGAACATTATGTGCAACTCCATggcaataaatttgaaaagctaGAGAAAGGAAACAATTCTACAGCAAAATGCACATAATCAAATTGATTTAATTAGGAGGGAAAGAACTAAAATAAGAACTAATAATCATATAAGATACTGGAAAAGTAATTAGAGATCTACCTTTTAAAAAGGCATCAATCTCAGATACTATTTTACAATTGactatatatctttatttttgtatttatttttttttctggtatagggattgaatccaggggcactttaccactgagttacatcccacccctttctaattttgagacaaagtcttgctaaattgcctaggctgccctcaaatttgtaatcttcctgatTCAGCTTTTTGAGTGGCTGGGATTTCAGtccatgccaccatgcctggcctggaGTAATTTAAATAGGAAAGGAATATTTacagctgtctcaaaataaaaaataaaaagggctggggatgtagttcagttgtagagcaccccaTGGGTTCAAtgccccagtaccacaaaagaaagaaataagaaagaaagatttgCTTTTCTAAAATGGTATAtatgctgggtgctgtggcgcatgcctgtaatcctagcagcttgcaaggctgagacaggagaatcacaagttcagggccatcCCCAGCAATTTAGGGGGGTCCTAGGCAAgttaggagaccctgtctcaaaattaaaaaagggctaggttgtgactcagtggttatgcacccctgggttcactccccagcaccaattttattaaaataaaaataaaatgatatatactggggctggggttgtagctcagtggtagagcacttgcctagcacatgtgaggccctgggttcaatcctcagcaccacaaagtaaataaataaatatatttttttaaattgtatttactagccagacatggtggcccaTAACTGTaatctgaggctgaggcaggaggactgcaaaatTCAAAGTtggtctcagcaaaagcaagacactcaGCAACTCAACGGGaccctttctaaataaaatacaaaataaagctggggatgtagctcagtggttgagaaccccTGACTttaatcctagtaccaaaaaataaaaataaaaaatataaagggggctggggtttggctcagcggtagagcactcatctagcatgtgcaaggccttgggttccatcctcagcaccacataaaaagaaataaataaaataaaggtactgtgtccaactacaactaaaacataatttttttaaaaagggttggggatgtggctcagtggttaagcaccattgggttcaatctctggtacccgccccaccaaaaaaaaaaaaaatgacataatactgttgggtgtggtggcccacacctgtaagtccagttactccagaggctgagacaggagattcacaagcaggccagccttagcaggttaaaaaaagggttggggatgtgtctcagtggtaaagtgccactgggttcgattaccagtaatgaaaaataaaaattccatatatggctgttcaaaaataaataaataaataaataattccacactataggaaaagaagaaaaaaaactccaatttttttttctaaaactagcttgcttttaatattaaaacattataaatataacacaaaacaatCAATTTTATCTTTGAATACAGAGGCCAAGAGTCTAAATACACAAATCAAATCTAACAgtctattaaaatgaaattatttcataataaaaaagaatgtcaagATTCAagaaaggggggctggggatgtggctcaagcggtagcgcgctcgcctggcatgcgtgcggcccgggttcgatcctcagcaccacataccaacaaagatgttgtgtccgccgagaactaaaaaataaataaatattttaaaaaattctctctctctctctctctctctctttaaaaaaaaaaaaagattcaagaaaGGTTTAACATTAAGAAATCTGTCTTCAATtcaccacagaaacaaaaataaagtccATATGGATTGTCAAGAGCTTTTAAAGAGGCATTTGATGAAAGCTagtagggtttttgttgttgttctgtttttgttttttagtaccaggattaaacacaggggcacttaaccactgagacacatccccagccctttttatttttaattttgagacagagtctccataaattgctttgggccttgctaagttgatgagggtGGCCTCgaaattgggatcctcctgtctagcctcccaagcctctgggattacaggcatgtaccacagtgcCCGGCAAGGCAGTTTTTTATGAGGTGAAGATTGTAAAGAATAAGAAAGTTTTCCTCAAGGAGCCAATATCTTCCAGTTAGTTAAGGAATAACTTTATTATGAAGAGTACAAATGTCTATATTCATTTGTGATCTATATTCAGAAACCTTGAAATATAAAGGAAGCATCAGAACAAAAGCATAACTACATTTTGCCAGTGGGTCTAGTCGTGCAACAAACAGACAGTCCCTTCCCACTTAGTGTCTAAGACACCATCTATTCTTTCTGAGGCAGGTACTGTGCCCAGGAAGCACCACATACAGTAAGTTCCCTCTGCTTTCCGAAGACACGTGACAGTGAGTTGAGAAGATCATTCCATTGTTTTCCTGCTCCAAACCTTTCTTAAGGCCTCCTTTACATCCTTGTTCctcaaagaataaattaatggGTTCAGCATCGGGATCACCACCGTGTAGATCACAGCAACTGTGCGGTCCTGGGTCAGCGAGTAGCTGGACCTGGGACGCAGGTACATAAAAAGTGTTGTGCCAAAGAAGAGGCAGACGGCAGTGAGGTGGGAAGCACAGGTGGAAAATGCCTTGAACCTGCCCTGGGCTGAGCTCATTCTCAGGATGGTGATGAGGATTAAGATGTAGGAGATCAAGATGGTGAGAGTGCAGCTCAAAAGGTTGAAACCTGCAAAAATGAAGAGCAGGATCTCACACAGTGAAGTGTCCACACAGGACAGGGACAGGATGGGTGGTCCATCACAGAAGAAGTGAGTGACCACGTGAGCACCACAGAATTTCAGACTGAAGATACAGCTTGTGTGGATAAGAGAATTAAGAAACCCGACACTGTAGGAGCCCACAATCAGAGAGGCACAGACCTCAGGAGACATGATGGTTGGGTAGAGCAGGGGGTTACAAATAGCggcatagcggtcataggccatggctGCAATGAGATAGCACTCGCTGGT is a window from the Urocitellus parryii isolate mUroPar1 chromosome 6, mUroPar1.hap1, whole genome shotgun sequence genome containing:
- the Or5au1 gene encoding olfactory receptor 5AU1; this encodes MEGRNLSQGTEFELLGLTSDPQLQRLLFVVFLGIYTITLLGNLVMFLLIHVSATLHTPMYSLLKSLSFLDFCYSSTVVPQTLVNFLVKRRVISYLGCMAQMFFYAGFATSECYLIAAMAYDRYAAICNPLLYPTIMSPEVCASLIVGSYSVGFLNSLIHTSCIFSLKFCGAHVVTHFFCDGPPILSLSCVDTSLCEILLFIFAGFNLLSCTLTILISYILILITILRMSSAQGRFKAFSTCASHLTAVCLFFGTTLFMYLRPRSSYSLTQDRTVAVIYTVVIPMLNPLIYSLRNKDVKEALRKVWSRKTME